DNA sequence from the Fibrobacter sp. genome:
CCACATAGGTAAGGCCTGCAGCAAAGAGCACTCCACTTACCGCATTATATTCACGGCCCTGGGCGACAATGTCCATGCGGGCAAGAGCTTTCTTGGCTCGGCTAGACGCATCAAACTCTACAGGAACTGTAACCAGGGTAAAGAGCGTAGCCAAGGCGAAAAGCAACACACCCACAATGGCCAGGGAATATCCGAGAGCTCGGCCTGCACTCATCAGGACGATTCCAAGAATAACCAGCCAGGGACCCAAATTGGAACCGATATTTGCAGCAGGAACAATGGCAGAACGCAACCACATGGGGAAATAATTCTGGGCATGCTGAATGGCATGGCCAACTTCATGTGCGGCAACACCAGCAGCACTAGCGCTACGGCCGTAATAAACTTCCTTGGACAGGTTCAAGGTCTTGTTCAGCGGATTGTAATGATCGGACAAAAAACCGCTATGCACCAATACCTGGACATCTGTAATGCCAGCATCCATTAGGATAGCCTTGGCCACATCAGCCCCTGTCAGACCGCTGGAAATAGCCACTTTCTGGCCAGCCTTGAAACGGGATTTCACCATCATGGAAACACCACCAGAAAGGGCTAGCGTAACCACAAGAATCGTCATATATAAAGGATCGAACATCATATACATAAATGTATAAAAGAAACGGGCATGAAACCTGCCCGTTCATCAACAAATATTTTTAATTCATCAGTTATTTTACAGCAATCCTGTGATTTGCCACTCCACCGGTAGACTGCGTGCGAACGATATACGAACCCCTCGGCAAACGATCTGTCTGCAGGGATACATTGCCCCTGGCAAGATTTTCAAGGTTTACAACAACCTTTCCCAACGCGCTGATTATCTTGACGGATTCTACATTGCCAAATGAATTATCCACAAACCACAGGTTACCCTGTCCAAAGATCTTTCCCGAGGCTGCGATACGCGGGGATTTACTTAGGCCAGTCTGGGCTTCCGCACCAAGCAATACCGCGGTAATGGACTTTGCAGGAAGCTCAATGGACACCTTGCCTTCCGCAATGGAAGAGGCACCACTCTTAAGAGCGTTCACCTTGTGAGATTCAAAGGTTTCCCCGGAAAGACCCGCCAAGGTAAGAGTTGTCACCCCGGCATTTACGTTCTTCAACCCCTTCACGTCCAAGGAAATCTGCTGAGTTTCCTTTTCGGAACGGTTCACCAGAATTACTGTCATGGAATCCATTGAAGGATTCACAGAGGTATAGGCGGATACGATAGAATCATTGGAGGACACAGACTGAACTCGATTCTCATGACCATAGCGGCTAAACAGGTGCAATACTTCATACATGCCCTCGCGCCAGGACCAGGGCGTAAAGATTTCAACGCCGTTGTCCATGAAGGTTCCAAGCCAGGACGCATAAATAATGGCGGTGGTCATGGCGTCTCCGCTGCCGCCCAGGTCTGTCTCGGTAAGTCCCAGGGTAATGCCGTGACCTTCGCCGAAGTACTGGTCCAGCCAATCGTTGATGCGCTTGAAGATGAATTCCCTGGTAATCTTTTCGTCCCAGCCGCCGTTCACCTGCTTGATGCTGTTGGCGCCAGGATAAACGTAGCTGGTGTCAAAGAACACGCGATGCCACTGCACCTGGTCGGCGTAGTTTTCTTCGGAAGGATACCAGTGGATATCCAGCACGTCCAACAGGCGCTTGCCCGAGGCCTTCTGTTCTGCGGCCACCTTCTTGATAAAGTACTCCAGCCAACAATAGTCGCGTTCCTCGCCGGAGGCGTCCTTCTTGATGCGGCCAGAGGTTCCGCCCTTGTAGGCGATGGAGCACCAGTACCATTCATTGGCTACCACAGGACCGGTGAGCTTGATATCGGGCCAGGCGGCACGGGCCTTCTTGGCCACGTCCACGTAGCGTTCCACCAAAAAGTCGCCGGTCACGTCCAGCTGCAGGTCGCTATGGGTGCCAGCCCAGATTTCCATTTCGTTATCCATACTCCAGTACTGGAAGCGTTTCATGTCGTACTGGAGTTCGTCTTTCCAATGGCCAATAATTCCGACTGTAGAATCTGCAGGCCAGGGTTCATTATACAGGCTATAATCGCCAGCCTTGATGAGGGTCTTGCCATCATCGGCAACTTCGCCACCACCCGCAAGGTCTAAAGTAGCCTGGGCCCACTTGTTGTCATGATTGATATAAAAATCCCAATCCGGGAAATTATACTTATTGGTACTTGCCGCATATCCCGTAAGCTGGAATGCATACATGGCATCGGTCCCGGGCATTTCATCCTGGATTTTCTTTGCGGTAATATCCCAGTCGACCGGATTCACATTGTTGTACCAGTCCGGATGCACCGTCATTTTCTTACGCCAGTTATAGCGGGTAGAATTGTTCCCGTAATTGGCTCGGATAAACCTGACGCCAGCCTCGTTCATCAAATCTATGGAAGCCCGATCTTCCTCACTGATACGGGCACTATCTGCACTAACCTTGTCTATGTTCTTGCCGTAAAGATAGGGCGATATTTTCTTGACACCTGCAGTTGCATCAACAGAAATAGATATTTCTGCCTGAGCAAAGGAAGAAAGCAATCCAAAGCCGGCCACCAGACCCAATAGGGATTTTTTATTCATAAACACACTCCAAACATCCTTCCAACCAATCGGTCGTTTGTATTAAAATATACAGAAAAACAAAAAATGTCCTGAAAAAAATATCAGAACATTTCAAAGCGTTGTCATTCGGCCAACACGACTCTCTACATATCACCGGTTTTTAAGCCAGTCTTATCCCTAATGCGGGTCAAAACCAATCCTAAGAGCAGGTAGAATACCGCCTGTATGGCCAGGGGATACAAC
Encoded proteins:
- a CDS encoding T9SS type A sorting domain-containing protein — its product is MNKKSLLGLVAGFGLLSSFAQAEISISVDATAGVKKISPYLYGKNIDKVSADSARISEEDRASIDLMNEAGVRFIRANYGNNSTRYNWRKKMTVHPDWYNNVNPVDWDITAKKIQDEMPGTDAMYAFQLTGYAASTNKYNFPDWDFYINHDNKWAQATLDLAGGGEVADDGKTLIKAGDYSLYNEPWPADSTVGIIGHWKDELQYDMKRFQYWSMDNEMEIWAGTHSDLQLDVTGDFLVERYVDVAKKARAAWPDIKLTGPVVANEWYWCSIAYKGGTSGRIKKDASGEERDYCWLEYFIKKVAAEQKASGKRLLDVLDIHWYPSEENYADQVQWHRVFFDTSYVYPGANSIKQVNGGWDEKITREFIFKRINDWLDQYFGEGHGITLGLTETDLGGSGDAMTTAIIYASWLGTFMDNGVEIFTPWSWREGMYEVLHLFSRYGHENRVQSVSSNDSIVSAYTSVNPSMDSMTVILVNRSEKETQQISLDVKGLKNVNAGVTTLTLAGLSGETFESHKVNALKSGASSIAEGKVSIELPAKSITAVLLGAEAQTGLSKSPRIAASGKIFGQGNLWFVDNSFGNVESVKIISALGKVVVNLENLARGNVSLQTDRLPRGSYIVRTQSTGGVANHRIAVK
- a CDS encoding zinc metallopeptidase; amino-acid sequence: MMFDPLYMTILVVTLALSGGVSMMVKSRFKAGQKVAISSGLTGADVAKAILMDAGITDVQVLVHSGFLSDHYNPLNKTLNLSKEVYYGRSASAAGVAAHEVGHAIQHAQNYFPMWLRSAIVPAANIGSNLGPWLVILGIVLMSAGRALGYSLAIVGVLLFALATLFTLVTVPVEFDASSRAKKALARMDIVAQGREYNAVSGVLFAAGLTYVAAAIGSILQLLYWAYRAGLLGGRNDD